A region of Lycium barbarum isolate Lr01 chromosome 1, ASM1917538v2, whole genome shotgun sequence DNA encodes the following proteins:
- the LOC132627238 gene encoding uncharacterized protein LOC132627238: MRLALLVKNKIGFINGTCLKSAYKGDQAMKWEWCNDVVLSRICSTVAPELVSSITYASNVRRVWEDFKEIFEKTNPTRVYHLWNEIGALRLNTDSVTFYFNRLKDYWDELDVSTPHPCGCDESKPYVEHMGNMRLLQLLVGLNESYSQVRSAILQHKPALSVNEAYSVVIQEESQSHKHQQRITYLIAGRSQGISPRKPASNFKSNKSSVGTEKPQFGGTKSYSNAAIPSNEASTSTSQGHFFTEEQYKQLLNFLNFQIDELYNGKVIGIGTHKGGLHILWKQDQYAAASTVTAVNKAKENKTMKPRCTVDNKMIMLWHKRLGHPSPQEMKHITRFRDAIKEKLQDSYEICPLAKQHRLKFPSSTTTTNVVFELLHLDVWGPYKVPTYDKKHYFVTVVDDFGRYTWACLIQSKSDVIVVLTNFLCMVRNQFANFVKVIRTDNGTEFFNTKCDELLASHGILHQSSCPYTPQQNGVVERKHKHILEVARALKLQSHMPKRFWGDCIKTAVYLINRLPTPVLSGQAPYTMLYGKEEHIEQLRVFGCLCFSSVLPRGDKFSVRARRTAFLGYLEAQKGYKLYDFDFKSFVVSRDVVFRENVFPFQQIEKEGIADIFVPIGGLDMQSDSSEVMHDPVGTKGHSEHTNSAPPHSDAPTSNEDLIPDADEAQVQDVAASDHLD, from the exons ATGAGATTAGCACTGTTAGTAAAGAACAAGATAGGGTTCATAAATGGAACATGCTTAAAAAGTGCATACAAAGGAGATCAAGCAATGAAATGGGAGTGGTGTAATGATGTGGTACTTTCAAGGATATGCAGTACTGTGGCACCAGAACTCGTATCAAGCATAACGTATGCATCAAATGTAAGGAGAGTATGGGAAGATTTTAAGGAAATATTTGAGAAAACCAACCCCACTAGAGTCTATCATTTATGGAATGAGATTGGAGCATTAAGGCTGAATACAGACTCAGTCACTTTCTATTTCAATAGATTGAAGGATTACTGGGATGAGTTAGATGTGTCAACTCCTCATCCGTGTGGTTGTGATGAGTCCAAACCTTATGTGGAGCATATGGGCAATATGAGGTTGTTGCAGCTCCTAGTAGGATTGAATGAAAGTTATAGTCAAGTTAGAAGTGCAATCCTTCAGCACAAGCCTGCACTAAGTGTTAATGAGGCTTATTCAGTGGTGATTCAAGAGGAGAGTCAAAGTCATAAACACCAACAAAGAATCACTTACCTTATTGCTGGGAGAAGTCAAGGGATCAGTCCTAGAAAGCCAGCATCAA ATTTTAAAAGCAATAAAAGTTCAGTTGGTACTGAGAAGCCACAATTTGGAGGAACTAAGTCTTATTCAAATGCAGCCATCCCTTCTAATGAAGCCAGCACTAGCACTTCTCAAGGTCATTTCTTCACTGAGGAGCAATACAAACAACTGCTGAATTTTCTGAATTTTCAAATTGAT GAACTTTACAATGGGAAGGTGATTGGGATTGGTACACATAAAGGTGGATTGCATATACTATGGAAGCAAGATCAATATGCAGCAGCATCAACAGTTACTGCTGTGAATAAAGCAAAGGAGAATAAGACTATGAAGCCTAGATGTACAGTTGATAATAAAATGATCATGCTGTGGCATAAGAGATTGGGGCATCCATCACCACAGGAAATGAAACATATCACTAGATTCAGAGACGCAATAAAGGAAAAGTTGCAAGATAGTTATGAGATATGTCCATTAGCTAAGCAACATAGACTCAAGTTTCCTTCTAGTACCACAACCACTAATGTTGTATTTGAATTGCTTCATTTAGATGTCTGGGGACCATATAAAGTCCCTACATATGACAAGAAGCATTACTTTGTAACTGTGGTGGATGACTTCGGTAGATATACATGGGCATGTTTGATTCAGTCTAAATCTGATGTGATAGTAGTTTTGACTAATTTTCTATGCATGGTAAGGAATCAATTTGCTAACTTTGTAAAGGTAATAAGGACAGATAATGGAACAGAATTCTTTAATACTAAATGTGATGAATTGTTAGCATCTCATGGTATATTGCATCAAAGTAGTTGTCCCTACACTCCTCAACAAAATGGAGTAGTAGAAAGGAAACATAAGCACATACTAGAAGTAGCTAGAGCACTAAAGTTGCAATCACACATGCCAAAAAGGTTTTGGGGAGATTGCATCAAAACAGCTGTGTACCTCATCAATAGACTTCCTACACCAGTTTTGAGTGGGCAAGCACCTTATACAATGCTGTATGGTAAGGAAGAACATATAGAACAATTGAGGGTGTTTGGTTGTTTGTGTTTTTCAAGTGTCTTACCTAGAGGTGACAAATTTAGTGTAAGGGCCAGGAGAACAGCCTTTCTTGGTTACTTAGAAGCACAAAAGGGTTACAAATTATATGATTTTGACTTTAAGAGCTTTGTTGTTAGTAGAGATGTTGTTTTCAGGGAAAATGTATTTCCTTTTCAACAGATAGAAAAGGAAGGAATAGCAGACATATTTGTTCCCATTGGTGGTCTAGACATGCAGAGTGATTCTTCTGAAGTGATGCATGATCCAGTAGGAACAAAAGGACATTCAGAGCACACAAATAGTGCTCCTCCTCATAGTGATGCTCCTACCTCAAATGAGGATCTTATCCCAGATGCAGATGAAGCTCAAGTTCAAGATGTAGCTGCATCAGACCACTTGGATTAA